The Spirochaetota bacterium DNA segment TCCCATCTCCATCATGGTGATTTTCGTGCTGGAGGGGTTCTTTATCGGGGTGATCGGAACCGTGGCCGGCGTCGTCGGTGGACTGTGGGCGGCGCTCAACCTGGAGGTCATCATCCGCGGGATCGAAACGGCGATAAACGGCGTGATGGGTTACATCTACACCGTCTTCGACCTGGGCTTCTACTTCAACATCACCCTGGTCCCTAAAAGCGTTTATTACATCGATACCATCCCGACCGAGATCAAGCCGGAATTCGTGGTGCTCATCGCGGCCTTCGCGGTGTTCCTCTCGACCGTGGCCGCCATTTTCCCATCGTGGCACGCCTCGCGCCTCCAGCCGGTCGAAACCATACGATACGAATAGGGCCTGCGCTATATGGAACCGGACAAAATAATTGATGCGAAATCCATAGAGAAAGTATACGGCTCGGGCCGCAACGCCCTGCGCGTGCTGCGGGGGGTGTCTCTCTCCATCGGCCGGGGCGATATCATTTCGATAGTGGGCCCCTCGGGCGCCGGCAAGTCGACGCTTCTCAATGTGATGGGCTGTCTTGACGGATTCCAGTCGGGGAGCCTTTCGATCCTCGGCCGCGAGCTCTCCGGTCTCTCGGTCGAGGACCTTTCCAATTTCCGAAACCGTCACATTGGCTTCGTTTTCCAGCTGCACAACCTGCTTCCCGACTTCACCGCGCTCGAAAACGTCATGATGCCGCTCTTCATACGCCGCGATGGACGCGCCCGGGCAAGGGAAACGGCGCTTTCGGTCATCGAGCGCTTCGGCATGCTTGACAGAATCGGCCACCGCCCGGGCGAGCTTTCGGGCGGCGAATGCCAGCGCATAGCGGTCGCCCGGGCTATCGTCTGCAGGCCCGATATCATCCTGGCCGACGAGCCGACCGGGAACCTGGACAGCAAAAACTCGCAGGTGCTGATGAGCACGCTCTTCGAACTGGGCAGGGAAAACGGCACCACGATCGTGGTGGTGACCCACGACGCCGGGATCGCGTCGATGACCGGCCGCACCATTACCATCGTGGACGGCGCCATCATCTCGGCGCAATAATACTTGCAATGACGGCATTTGAGTGGTACTCTGTAATATGAAACCCATATCGGCACCCATGCGGCGCCTTTCCCCATATTGATCGGGCGGAGCGAACGGAATGAAAATCGAATTCGTCGGCGGAGCGGGAACCGTGACCGGTTCCTCGTATATCGTGAGAAACGGTGATTTCTCCATCATGGTCGACTGCGGGATGTTCCAGGGCAGACGCGAACTAAAGGAACGCAACTTCCAGCACCTTATCCACGCCCCGTCCGAAATCGACGCCGTCCTTCTCACCCACGCGCACATCGACCACAGCGGCCTCATCCCGAAGATCGTGAAGGAAGGCTACACCAATTCAATCTATGCCACCGACGCGACGGCGGCCCTGTGCACCATCATGCTTCCCGACAGCGCCCACATCCAGGAGACGGACATCGAATGGATCAACCGCAGGCAGAAGAAACTGGGACGCGAGGCGATCCCCCCGCTCTACACATCGGAAGATGCGGAGAAAGCCCTCCGGTTTTTCGCGCCGCGGCGATACGGCGAAATTTTCGATGTCGTTAAAGGCGTAAAGGCGCGCTTTCGCGACGCGGGGCACATCCTCGGCTCGGCATTTATCGAGATGTGGATCGAGACGAATGGCCGCACCGTCAAGCTCGTATTTTCCGGCGACCTGGGAACAAAAGGCCAGGCGATCATCCGCGACCCCGAAACGACCGACGAGGCGGACATCCTCCTGATAGAATCCACCTACGGCAACCGCCTGCATAAAAGCCGCGAGGACACGTTTGCGGAATTTAAACAGATCATCCTCGATTCGTACAACCGCAAGGGAAATATCATCATACCCTCGTTCGCGATCGAGCGCACTCAGGAGATTATCTTCACGCTCGGAAGGCTTTTCAAGCAGGGAGAAGTGCCGCCGATACCGGTGTATATCGATTCGCCGCTTGCGATTTCGGCTACCGAGATATTCAAGAAAAACGCGCACCTCTTCGATGATGAAATGCGCGCGCTGCTTTCCTCGGGCGACAACCCGCTGGAATTTCCCTGCCTGCATTACACCCGCAGCGCGGAGGAATCGAAAAAACTAAACGACTCGCGCGGGGCGATTATCATTGCGGCTTCGGGGATGTGTACCGCCGGCCGCATCAAGTTCCACCTGGCGAACAACCTGCACCGCGCGGAATCGTGCGTGGTCTTCGTCGGATTCCAGGCCCAGGGCACGCTGGGGCGTCGGCTGGTGGA contains these protein-coding regions:
- a CDS encoding ABC transporter ATP-binding protein, which gives rise to MIDAKSIEKVYGSGRNALRVLRGVSLSIGRGDIISIVGPSGAGKSTLLNVMGCLDGFQSGSLSILGRELSGLSVEDLSNFRNRHIGFVFQLHNLLPDFTALENVMMPLFIRRDGRARARETALSVIERFGMLDRIGHRPGELSGGECQRIAVARAIVCRPDIILADEPTGNLDSKNSQVLMSTLFELGRENGTTIVVVTHDAGIASMTGRTITIVDGAIISAQ
- a CDS encoding MBL fold metallo-hydrolase, with protein sequence MKIEFVGGAGTVTGSSYIVRNGDFSIMVDCGMFQGRRELKERNFQHLIHAPSEIDAVLLTHAHIDHSGLIPKIVKEGYTNSIYATDATAALCTIMLPDSAHIQETDIEWINRRQKKLGREAIPPLYTSEDAEKALRFFAPRRYGEIFDVVKGVKARFRDAGHILGSAFIEMWIETNGRTVKLVFSGDLGTKGQAIIRDPETTDEADILLIESTYGNRLHKSREDTFAEFKQIILDSYNRKGNIIIPSFAIERTQEIIFTLGRLFKQGEVPPIPVYIDSPLAISATEIFKKNAHLFDDEMRALLSSGDNPLEFPCLHYTRSAEESKKLNDSRGAIIIAASGMCTAGRIKFHLANNLHRAESCVVFVGFQAQGTLGRRLVDGEKRVSIYGEDIAVRAKIHTLGGFSAHADRDHLLEWMGSIRNDRLNVFVVHGEEAASLAFAESVRERFGYDTRVPRWGEVVDLDTMASTSAHYGTAPTSSVEREMESLKDTMAALFKKYEQARSEKRIFQAARLEQDLNDLAEKARSLHDAL